From Rhodoferax sp. AJA081-3, the proteins below share one genomic window:
- the bamA gene encoding outer membrane protein assembly factor BamA — protein sequence MKMQFNRNFLRRASVAAVSLLFLQSGWAVEPFTVKDIRVEGLQRAEAGTIFASLPVRVGDTYSDDKAAASIRALFGLGLFKDVRIDVSDGVLIVIVEERPTIAEIDFSGTKEFDKDVLKKALLQIGLADGRPFDKALVDKAEQELKRQYINRSMYASEVITTVTPVDRNRVNLSFAVQEGEPAKISEIRIVGNKAFSESTLRGLFDLDTGGWLSWYTKSDRYARAKLNADLESLRSYYLARGYLEFKVDSTQVAISPNKQDISLTINVTEGDQFVVSKVNLVGNFLDKDAEFKSLVAIQVGQPYNADQVAVTSKAFTDYFGNFGYAFSRVEPRTVIDRATNRVEVTLQVDPSRRVYVRRINVAGNDRTRDEVIRREFRQLEASWYDGERIKQSRNRVDRLGYFKEVTMDTSEVPGSFDQVDLTISVVEKPTGSISLGAGISSADGVGLSFGFKQDNAFGSGNSLGVEVNTSKQNRVLVFNTTNPYFTEDGVSRSIDIYKRDSKPYLDIDSYKIETTGGSVRFGVPFSEYDTVFFGLGIDQTTIVPGTLLPVVYQDFANKFGFTSNAVPLTVGWGRDSRDSALVPTVGKVIKTSAEWSVAGELKYVRGTAAYQQYLPVTNKITAALNAELSVGSATGDSFYPIFKNFYSGGLGTVRGFEQGSLTTESQRTLGLTATGGTKKINFNAELLSPLPGGGKDRTLRVYAFADAGGIYGPDEGLQLQDMRSSYGFGISWISPVGPLRLAYAWPVKKFEGDRIQQLQFQIGSSF from the coding sequence ATAAAAATGCAATTCAATCGTAATTTTTTACGCCGCGCTTCCGTGGCGGCGGTCTCGCTTCTCTTCCTGCAGAGCGGGTGGGCTGTTGAGCCATTCACCGTCAAGGACATCCGTGTTGAAGGCTTGCAAAGAGCCGAGGCGGGGACAATTTTTGCGTCCTTGCCCGTTCGGGTCGGTGATACCTACAGCGATGACAAGGCCGCGGCGTCCATTCGGGCGCTGTTCGGGCTCGGTTTGTTCAAAGATGTCCGTATCGATGTCAGTGACGGTGTGCTGATTGTTATTGTCGAAGAGCGTCCCACCATTGCCGAGATTGATTTTTCGGGCACCAAAGAGTTTGACAAAGATGTGCTGAAAAAAGCGCTGCTGCAGATCGGACTGGCCGATGGAAGGCCTTTTGACAAGGCACTGGTCGACAAGGCTGAGCAGGAGTTGAAGCGCCAGTACATCAACCGCAGCATGTATGCCTCGGAAGTGATTACCACGGTCACGCCAGTGGATCGCAACCGTGTGAATTTGAGTTTTGCGGTGCAGGAAGGTGAGCCTGCCAAGATCAGTGAAATCCGCATCGTGGGTAACAAGGCATTTTCCGAGTCAACCCTGCGTGGCCTGTTTGATCTGGACACCGGTGGCTGGTTGAGCTGGTACACCAAGTCGGACCGTTATGCGCGCGCCAAATTGAATGCCGATCTCGAGTCGCTGCGTTCTTATTACTTGGCACGGGGTTATCTTGAATTCAAGGTGGACTCCACCCAGGTAGCCATTTCTCCGAACAAACAAGACATCAGCCTCACGATCAATGTGACCGAGGGTGACCAGTTTGTGGTGTCCAAGGTTAATTTGGTGGGCAACTTCCTCGACAAGGATGCCGAATTCAAGTCGCTGGTCGCCATACAGGTCGGGCAACCGTACAACGCGGACCAAGTCGCCGTCACCAGCAAGGCGTTTACCGATTACTTTGGCAACTTTGGGTATGCCTTTTCGCGGGTGGAACCGCGTACCGTGATTGACCGGGCCACCAATCGGGTGGAGGTGACCTTGCAGGTAGACCCGTCGCGCCGTGTCTACGTCCGCCGCATCAATGTAGCGGGCAATGACCGTACCCGTGACGAAGTGATTCGCCGTGAGTTCCGGCAACTGGAGGCATCCTGGTATGACGGTGAACGCATCAAGCAGTCCCGCAACCGGGTGGACCGTTTGGGTTACTTCAAGGAAGTCACCATGGACACCTCGGAAGTGCCAGGTTCCTTTGACCAGGTGGACTTGACCATTTCGGTGGTCGAGAAGCCAACGGGCAGCATCAGTCTGGGTGCGGGCATCTCCAGCGCAGACGGCGTTGGCCTGTCGTTTGGATTCAAGCAAGACAATGCCTTTGGCTCTGGTAACTCGCTCGGTGTTGAAGTGAACACCAGCAAGCAGAACCGCGTACTGGTGTTCAATACAACCAACCCCTATTTCACCGAAGACGGGGTGTCACGCTCCATCGATATCTACAAGCGCGATTCCAAACCCTATCTCGATATTGACAGTTATAAGATCGAGACCACGGGTGGCAGCGTCCGTTTCGGTGTGCCGTTCAGTGAATACGACACCGTATTTTTTGGACTGGGTATAGACCAAACCACCATCGTGCCGGGCACTCTGCTGCCTGTGGTGTACCAGGACTTTGCCAACAAGTTTGGCTTCACCAGCAATGCTGTGCCACTCACCGTGGGTTGGGGGCGCGATTCGCGTGACAGCGCCCTGGTGCCAACCGTTGGCAAGGTGATCAAGACCTCGGCCGAATGGAGTGTGGCGGGCGAGCTGAAATATGTCCGCGGAACCGCCGCCTACCAACAGTACTTACCGGTGACCAACAAGATCACCGCGGCACTGAACGCCGAACTGTCGGTAGGCTCTGCAACGGGTGATTCGTTTTACCCCATCTTCAAGAATTTCTATTCCGGCGGTCTGGGAACGGTGCGCGGCTTCGAGCAGGGTAGTTTGACAACCGAGTCACAACGTACATTGGGCCTAACCGCAACCGGTGGTACTAAAAAAATCAATTTCAACGCCGAATTGTTGTCTCCTCTGCCCGGTGGCGGTAAGGACCGTACGCTGCGGGTCTATGCCTTTGCGGACGCCGGTGGCATTTATGGGCCTGACGAAGGTCTGCAACTGCAAGACATGCGCTCGTCCTACGGGTTTGGTATCAGCTGGATATCCCCAGTTGGCCCCCTGCGCCTGGCCTATGCATGGCCCGTCAAGAAATTCGAAGGCGATAGAATTCAACAACTGCAATTCCAGATCGGAAGCTCTTTCTAA
- a CDS encoding OmpH family outer membrane protein, producing the protein MNTSKLRWLLSALLVVGSIGVNAQDFKVGVVNIQRITNESLPAKTAQSKLEQEFAKRQKELVELQGAFKAFGEKFERDAPTLSESQRAARQKEGAELSRDLQRRNREYQEDLNGRRNEELQQVLDRATKAVKQVADSEKYDIVIQEVVYVNSKHDITDKVLKILNAGSK; encoded by the coding sequence ATGAATACTTCAAAACTGCGTTGGTTGCTGTCAGCGCTGCTCGTGGTTGGCTCCATCGGTGTCAACGCCCAGGATTTCAAAGTGGGTGTTGTCAACATCCAGCGCATCACCAACGAATCCCTGCCCGCCAAGACGGCGCAGTCCAAACTGGAACAAGAGTTTGCCAAGCGCCAGAAAGAACTGGTTGAGTTGCAGGGCGCGTTCAAGGCCTTTGGTGAAAAGTTTGAACGCGACGCACCCACGCTGAGCGAAAGCCAACGCGCAGCGCGCCAAAAAGAGGGTGCAGAGCTCAGCCGCGATCTGCAGCGTCGCAACCGTGAGTACCAGGAAGACCTGAATGGCCGCCGCAACGAAGAGCTGCAACAGGTGCTGGACCGTGCCACCAAGGCTGTTAAACAGGTTGCCGATTCTGAGAAATACGACATCGTGATCCAGGAAGTGGTCTACGTGAACAGCAAACATGACATCACCGACAAGGTCCTCAAAATCCTCAACGCAGGCTCCAAATAA
- the lpxD gene encoding UDP-3-O-(3-hydroxymyristoyl)glucosamine N-acyltransferase: protein MKLDLASIVAALGGELFGDPSLVVTGLAPLETATPEHLSFLSNPRYQQQLLASRAACVIVAPQMQEAAIPRGACIVTDNPYLYFAKLTQLWKHGPGPRARATIHPSAVVDSAAVVHPTASIGALCVVERGARIGAHTVLKSRVTVSEDCVIGDRCILHSGVVIGADGFGFAPNGEAWEKIEQLGAVRIGNDVEIGANTCIDRGALQDTIIEDGVKLDNLIQIGHNVRVGRNTAMAGCVGVAGSATIGEHCTVGGGAIILGHLTLGANVNISAATLVTKSIPKPGHYTGIFPLDDNATWERNAAALKQLHSLRDRIKTLEKETKK, encoded by the coding sequence ATGAAGCTTGATCTGGCTTCCATCGTCGCCGCTCTGGGCGGCGAGTTGTTTGGAGACCCGTCCCTGGTGGTGACGGGCCTGGCGCCGCTGGAAACCGCGACACCCGAGCACCTGAGCTTTCTCAGCAATCCGCGCTACCAGCAGCAACTGTTGGCTTCCCGGGCGGCATGTGTCATCGTGGCGCCGCAGATGCAAGAGGCGGCTATACCCCGCGGCGCCTGCATCGTTACCGACAACCCCTACCTGTACTTCGCCAAGCTGACCCAGCTGTGGAAACACGGGCCTGGGCCGCGCGCGCGGGCGACCATCCACCCCAGTGCGGTGGTGGATTCTGCAGCTGTGGTTCACCCCACAGCCTCCATTGGCGCCTTGTGCGTGGTGGAGCGGGGCGCACGCATCGGTGCCCATACAGTACTCAAATCCCGCGTGACGGTGAGTGAAGACTGTGTGATCGGGGACCGCTGCATCCTCCACTCCGGTGTGGTCATTGGTGCAGATGGATTTGGTTTTGCACCCAATGGCGAGGCCTGGGAAAAAATCGAACAACTCGGTGCTGTGCGCATTGGCAATGACGTCGAAATCGGCGCCAACACCTGTATAGACCGCGGCGCCTTGCAAGACACCATCATTGAAGACGGCGTCAAGCTCGACAACCTGATCCAGATCGGCCACAACGTGCGTGTGGGTCGCAACACGGCCATGGCCGGCTGTGTGGGTGTTGCCGGCAGTGCCACCATTGGTGAACACTGCACGGTGGGCGGTGGCGCCATCATCCTGGGCCATTTGACCCTGGGCGCCAACGTCAATATTTCGGCCGCCACCCTGGTCACCAAATCGATCCCGAAACCGGGCCACTACACCGGCATTTTCCCGCTGGATGACAACGCAACATGGGAGCGCAATGCCGCAGCCTTGAAGCAGTTACACAGCCTGCGCGACCGTATTAAAACTTTGGAAAAAGAGACAAAAAAATGA
- the fabZ gene encoding 3-hydroxyacyl-ACP dehydratase FabZ: protein MMDIHQILKKLPHRYPFLLVDRVLELDKGKTIKALKNVTMNEPFFEGHFPHRPVMPGVLMLEALAQAAALLSFDALGVEPDDNMIYYFAGIDGARFKRPVEPGDQLILEAELLRMKAGIFKFKTWATVGGELAVEAELTCAVRTIA from the coding sequence ATGATGGACATCCACCAAATTCTCAAGAAGCTCCCGCACCGCTACCCCTTTCTGCTGGTGGACCGCGTATTGGAGTTGGACAAGGGCAAAACCATCAAGGCCTTGAAGAACGTCACGATGAATGAGCCCTTTTTTGAAGGGCATTTCCCCCACCGTCCGGTGATGCCAGGGGTGTTGATGCTTGAAGCCCTGGCGCAAGCGGCGGCATTGCTGTCGTTTGATGCGCTGGGTGTCGAACCCGATGACAACATGATTTATTACTTTGCAGGCATTGATGGCGCACGCTTCAAGCGCCCGGTGGAGCCGGGAGACCAGCTGATACTGGAAGCAGAATTGTTGCGCATGAAAGCCGGCATCTTCAAGTTCAAGACCTGGGCCACGGTGGGCGGCGAGTTGGCGGTAGAGGCTGAACTTACCTGCGCGGTGCGCACCATTGCCTGA
- the lpxA gene encoding acyl-ACP--UDP-N-acetylglucosamine O-acyltransferase: MSHIHPSAIVDPAAELDSTVTVGPYTVIGPHVRIGAGTTVGPHCVIEGHTTIGCDNRIFQFNSLGAIPQDKKYNGEPCELRIGDRNTIREFCTFNIGSPGDAFVTRIGSDNWIMAYTHIAHDCQLGDHITMANNATLAGHVHVGDWATVGGLTGVLQRMRIGAHAMVGFASHVGKDVPPFMVVDGNPLAVRAVNLVGLRRRDFSAERITAIREMHKFLYRQGKTLDEARTAIQGLAATMPEAAADIALMDGFLATSASGIAR, encoded by the coding sequence ATGAGCCATATCCACCCCAGCGCCATTGTGGACCCGGCCGCCGAGCTGGACAGCACCGTCACAGTCGGGCCCTACACCGTCATCGGTCCGCACGTGCGCATCGGCGCGGGCACCACGGTGGGCCCGCACTGCGTCATCGAAGGCCACACCACGATTGGCTGCGACAACCGCATCTTTCAGTTCAACTCGCTGGGGGCCATTCCACAGGACAAGAAGTACAACGGTGAACCCTGCGAGCTGCGCATCGGCGACCGCAACACCATCCGCGAGTTTTGCACCTTCAATATTGGTTCGCCCGGCGACGCCTTTGTGACGCGCATCGGCAGTGACAACTGGATCATGGCCTACACACACATTGCGCACGATTGCCAGTTGGGCGACCACATCACGATGGCCAACAACGCCACACTGGCCGGCCATGTGCATGTGGGCGACTGGGCCACAGTCGGTGGCCTGACCGGTGTGTTGCAGCGTATGCGCATTGGCGCCCATGCCATGGTCGGTTTTGCCAGCCATGTGGGCAAGGATGTGCCTCCCTTCATGGTGGTGGACGGCAACCCGCTGGCGGTGCGTGCGGTCAACCTGGTCGGCCTGCGCCGGCGTGATTTTTCGGCCGAACGTATCACCGCCATCCGCGAGATGCACAAGTTCCTGTACCGCCAGGGCAAGACGTTGGACGAGGCGCGCACAGCCATCCAGGGCCTGGCGGCCACTATGCCTGAAGCCGCGGCGGACATCGCGTTGATGGACGGCTTTCTCGCCACCTCTGCCAGCGGCATCGCGCGCTGA
- the lpxB gene encoding lipid-A-disaccharide synthase has product MPQPQVAMVAGEASGDLLAGLVLDGLRARWPGLQSSGIGGPQMAQRGFKAHWPSERLAVHGYSIEVFKRVAGLLRIRKQLRERLLQERPGVFIGVDAPDFNLGLEAALKAQGIPTVHFVCPSIWAWRADRVEKIRRAADHVLCIFPFEPELLAQHGIAATYVGHPLANVIPLQPDRAAARAKLGLAPDARVVAILPGSRKSEVEYLALRFFQAAARMQKAYPAMQFVVPAVPTLRARIEALAAEAGLAGRIQIVAGQSHTVLAACDATLIASGTATLEAALFKRPMVIAYNMHWLSWKLMQRKQLQPWVGLPNILCGEFVVPELLQDQATPQALSDAMLQWFDAMDREPAKITALQDRFLALHHTLQRDTSTLATDAIEKILAR; this is encoded by the coding sequence ATGCCGCAGCCGCAAGTAGCCATGGTGGCCGGCGAGGCCTCCGGCGACTTGCTCGCCGGGCTGGTGCTCGATGGTTTGCGCGCGCGCTGGCCGGGTCTGCAGTCCAGCGGCATCGGTGGCCCACAAATGGCCCAGCGCGGCTTTAAAGCCCACTGGCCCAGCGAACGCCTGGCCGTTCACGGGTACAGCATCGAAGTTTTCAAACGGGTGGCCGGCCTGCTGCGCATCCGCAAACAGCTGCGTGAACGCCTGCTACAGGAGCGCCCCGGCGTCTTCATTGGTGTGGACGCACCAGACTTCAATCTGGGTCTGGAGGCCGCACTGAAGGCCCAGGGCATTCCCACCGTGCACTTCGTCTGCCCGTCGATCTGGGCCTGGCGCGCTGACCGGGTCGAGAAGATCCGCCGTGCGGCCGACCATGTGTTGTGCATCTTCCCGTTCGAGCCGGAACTGCTGGCCCAGCATGGCATCGCCGCCACCTATGTGGGCCACCCGCTGGCCAATGTGATCCCGCTGCAGCCGGACCGCGCCGCTGCCCGTGCCAAGCTGGGCCTGGCGCCCGATGCGCGCGTGGTGGCCATACTGCCAGGCAGCCGCAAGTCCGAAGTGGAATACCTGGCCCTTAGGTTCTTTCAGGCTGCGGCCCGCATGCAAAAAGCCTATCCTGCTATGCAATTTGTAGTGCCCGCGGTACCCACGCTGCGCGCGCGCATAGAAGCACTAGCCGCAGAGGCTGGATTGGCGGGCCGCATCCAGATCGTGGCGGGCCAGTCACACACCGTGCTGGCCGCCTGCGATGCCACGCTGATCGCCAGTGGCACGGCCACGCTGGAGGCCGCGCTGTTCAAACGACCCATGGTCATTGCCTACAACATGCACTGGCTGTCCTGGAAGCTGATGCAACGCAAGCAACTGCAGCCCTGGGTGGGCCTGCCCAATATCCTCTGTGGTGAGTTTGTGGTGCCCGAATTGTTGCAAGACCAGGCCACGCCCCAAGCCCTGAGTGATGCCATGCTGCAATGGTTTGACGCCATGGACCGCGAGCCTGCGAAAATCACCGCTTTGCAAGACCGTTTTCTGGCGCTGCACCACACGCTCCAGCGCGACACCTCTACTTTGGCAACCGATGCGATCGAAAAAATTCTTGCACGCTGA